In one window of Duganella dendranthematis DNA:
- a CDS encoding amino acid ABC transporter ATP-binding protein, giving the protein MIDIEGVVKRFGANTVLDGVHLRIAPGEVVSILGASGSGKSTLIRCINGLEKLDGGTIAVDGHRVDDPKQLQLARRCSGTVFQLFNLYPHLTALQNVTLAPIEVLNVPRRQAEDEGRELLSSVGLADRADAYPAQLSGGQRQRVGICRALAMKPRYLLLDEVTSALDPEMTSEVLDILARLAAGGTTMLFVTHEIAFARQISNRVVFLDQGRLLADLPTAQFFAADGGLAQPRIAQFLSKMSK; this is encoded by the coding sequence ATGATAGATATCGAAGGCGTGGTCAAACGCTTCGGCGCCAACACGGTGCTCGATGGCGTCCACCTGCGCATCGCGCCGGGCGAAGTGGTGTCCATCCTCGGCGCCAGCGGCTCCGGCAAATCGACGCTGATCCGTTGCATCAACGGACTTGAAAAGCTCGACGGCGGTACGATTGCCGTCGATGGCCATCGCGTCGATGATCCGAAGCAGTTGCAGCTGGCGCGGCGCTGCTCCGGCACCGTATTCCAGCTGTTTAATCTGTATCCGCACCTGACGGCGCTGCAGAATGTTACGCTGGCGCCGATTGAAGTGCTGAACGTGCCACGTCGCCAGGCCGAAGACGAGGGCCGCGAGCTGCTGTCCTCCGTTGGCTTGGCCGACCGCGCGGACGCATATCCGGCGCAGCTGTCAGGCGGCCAGCGTCAGCGCGTAGGCATCTGTCGCGCCCTGGCGATGAAACCGCGCTATCTGTTGCTGGACGAAGTCACCAGCGCGCTGGATCCTGAAATGACGTCCGAAGTGTTGGACATCCTGGCCAGGCTGGCGGCAGGCGGCACCACCATGCTGTTCGTCACGCACGAAATCGCCTTCGCGCGCCAGATCTCCAACCGCGTGGTGTTCCTCGATCAGGGCCGTTTGCTGGCCGACCTGCCAACCGCGCAGTTCTTCGCTGCGGATGGCGGTCTGGCGCAGCCCCGCATCGCCCAATTCTTATCCAAAATGAGCAAATAA
- a CDS encoding plasmid fertility inhibition factor family protein, whose product MRLLRGIEKIHYGHGAMFEVPTEQGSVYMCATRSNYENEKRAVVVVDAKKFLALWRREGSSHDDIAHQGPETWPTDRKYKDAVDGFSRGQENPVPLALVHCYEQAERIWKYAPTFFGFHKRVGTEVRIQATLSFTNGITRTIWLMTTGAKAFPVECDAKSAALLQALAGFEGEQYKTIAELIPDRLAA is encoded by the coding sequence ATGCGCTTATTAAGAGGTATCGAGAAAATTCACTACGGGCATGGCGCCATGTTCGAGGTCCCGACTGAGCAAGGCAGCGTCTACATGTGTGCTACTAGGTCGAACTATGAAAATGAGAAGAGGGCAGTCGTAGTCGTCGACGCTAAGAAGTTTCTTGCACTGTGGCGCCGTGAAGGAAGCAGCCACGATGATATAGCCCACCAAGGTCCTGAAACATGGCCCACCGACCGGAAATACAAGGACGCGGTGGACGGGTTCAGTAGAGGTCAAGAAAATCCTGTTCCCTTGGCTCTGGTGCATTGCTATGAGCAGGCCGAGCGAATCTGGAAATATGCGCCGACGTTTTTTGGCTTCCACAAACGAGTTGGCACTGAAGTGCGAATACAGGCAACGCTGTCATTCACGAATGGGATCACCCGCACAATTTGGCTCATGACCACCGGCGCCAAGGCATTCCCGGTCGAGTGCGACGCTAAAAGCGCGGCGCTGCTCCAAGCACTTGCTGGCTTCGAAGGTGAGCAATATAAAACCATCGCTGAGCTGATCCCGGATCGGCTCGCGGCTTAG
- a CDS encoding nucleotidyl transferase AbiEii/AbiGii toxin family protein, producing MQNGLVMAGKPGIPQAWETLFSQALKVIGEIARHGRDDPFWTFGGGTVLMLRYGHRFSKDIDIFVPDPQSLGFVTPRLSDVAESITTDYVEAAGYVKLYLPEGEIDFVAAPNLTAPGFETEMILGHQVRVETSVEIIAKKMWHRGDRITGRDIFDFALIAEREPHALMAAREFMTRHAEAVFQQLDERYIPLKQQFEAVDSLNFHPTFDQACHTLKGTLTGMLDAPAAQGL from the coding sequence ATGCAGAACGGTCTGGTGATGGCGGGCAAGCCGGGCATTCCCCAGGCTTGGGAGACGCTGTTCTCCCAGGCGCTGAAGGTGATCGGCGAGATCGCCAGGCATGGCCGCGACGATCCCTTCTGGACCTTCGGCGGCGGCACCGTTCTCATGCTGCGCTACGGCCACCGCTTCAGCAAGGACATCGACATCTTTGTTCCGGATCCGCAATCGCTCGGCTTCGTCACGCCCAGGCTGAGCGACGTCGCCGAATCCATCACCACCGACTACGTGGAGGCGGCAGGCTACGTCAAGCTGTACCTGCCCGAGGGCGAGATCGACTTCGTGGCCGCGCCCAACCTGACCGCGCCGGGATTTGAAACCGAGATGATCCTGGGGCATCAAGTACGGGTCGAAACATCGGTTGAAATCATCGCGAAAAAGATGTGGCACCGTGGCGACCGCATCACGGGGCGCGACATCTTTGACTTCGCCTTGATCGCGGAGCGCGAACCGCATGCGCTCATGGCGGCGCGCGAATTCATGACCCGGCACGCGGAAGCGGTATTCCAGCAGCTCGACGAGCGATACATCCCGCTCAAACAGCAATTCGAAGCGGTCGACTCCCTCAATTTCCACCCGACTTTTGACCAGGCCTGCCACACCTTGAAAGGTACGCTGACCGGCATGCTCGACGCGCCGGCTGCGCAGGGTCTCTGA
- a CDS encoding amino acid ABC transporter permease, with protein MRYTDFTPHDLLLLLQGLGVSVALFAATTAIGLLIGLCWALLRYYRTPLLAPLAAALAELLKNSPVLVQLFLVFFGLPVLLETDLTPVQAALITLSGNTAAFIYVIAVSAIESVGRDQLETARVFGLSRWQTLRRIVAPQAAAFGLGPLAGLLVNQLQVTSLISVIGVVDLTKAGAILNLRTLKPFIVWTVIGVLYYLMARLIARVCARAETRLRAHSQWKGL; from the coding sequence ATGCGCTACACCGATTTCACGCCGCATGATCTGCTGTTGCTGCTGCAAGGACTGGGTGTTTCCGTCGCCCTGTTCGCCGCCACCACCGCCATCGGCCTGTTGATCGGGCTGTGCTGGGCGCTGCTGCGCTACTACCGCACGCCGCTGCTGGCGCCATTGGCCGCGGCGCTGGCCGAACTGCTGAAGAATTCCCCTGTACTGGTACAGTTGTTCCTGGTGTTTTTCGGCTTGCCGGTGCTGTTGGAAACAGATCTGACGCCTGTACAGGCCGCGCTGATCACACTGTCCGGCAATACAGCGGCCTTCATTTATGTGATTGCGGTGTCGGCCATCGAATCGGTCGGGCGCGACCAGCTGGAAACGGCCCGTGTATTCGGCTTGAGCCGCTGGCAGACACTGCGCCGCATCGTCGCGCCCCAGGCGGCGGCGTTCGGCCTCGGCCCGCTGGCCGGGCTGCTGGTCAACCAGCTGCAGGTGACGTCGCTGATTTCCGTGATCGGCGTGGTCGACCTGACCAAGGCTGGCGCCATCCTGAACCTGCGCACGCTCAAGCCTTTCATCGTCTGGACCGTGATCGGCGTGCTGTATTACCTGATGGCCCGGCTGATCGCCAGGGTCTGCGCCCGCGCCGAGACGCGCTTGCGCGCGCATAGTCAATGGAAGGGTTTGTAG
- a CDS encoding DNA-binding protein: protein MARSGLYKSDVQKARDALIAQGTNPSVDAVRVALGNTGSKTTIHKYLKELEAQDGGAGGKRSSISEALQDLVERLAARLQEEAEEGITALRAEADANAAAHVASLQAAQIENSQLRARVSDLETALERQGTALLASQADHQSESTMRLVAEQQVEDLKLRLAENEAHRQSLEEKHLHARQALEHYRQSVKEQREADIRRHEQQVQQVQAELRLAQQTIAVKQDEATRLNQEGAKLVAELSHAKQDLYEQLARSRKLEERIDTLQALHSRAADTERQLAAKIAEAELLDEQVAAANDQITSLKTQARQLELSLAQADAKLQAQEQIGEQLRAYLDKLAATSALPEVGQ from the coding sequence ATGGCGCGGAGCGGACTATACAAATCGGACGTACAAAAGGCGCGGGACGCCCTGATCGCGCAGGGCACGAACCCGTCGGTCGACGCCGTTCGTGTGGCGCTGGGTAACACCGGCTCCAAGACCACTATCCACAAGTACCTCAAGGAGCTGGAGGCCCAGGATGGCGGTGCCGGCGGCAAGCGCTCCTCGATCAGCGAGGCCTTACAGGATCTGGTCGAGCGGCTGGCCGCGCGGCTGCAGGAAGAAGCGGAGGAAGGAATCACGGCGCTCCGCGCTGAGGCCGACGCGAATGCGGCCGCGCACGTAGCCTCCCTACAGGCGGCCCAGATAGAGAACTCGCAGCTGCGGGCTCGCGTGTCGGACCTTGAAACGGCCCTGGAGAGACAAGGCACGGCACTGCTGGCCAGTCAGGCCGATCATCAAAGCGAATCGACTATGCGGCTCGTCGCCGAGCAGCAGGTGGAGGATCTCAAGCTGCGCCTGGCCGAGAACGAGGCGCATCGCCAATCGCTGGAGGAGAAGCATCTGCACGCGCGCCAAGCGCTTGAACATTATCGCCAGTCCGTCAAGGAGCAACGCGAAGCCGACATCCGGCGCCACGAGCAGCAGGTGCAGCAGGTGCAGGCCGAGCTACGCCTGGCGCAGCAAACCATCGCCGTTAAACAAGACGAAGCGACTCGTCTGAATCAGGAAGGCGCGAAACTGGTCGCCGAACTGTCGCACGCCAAGCAGGACCTGTATGAACAACTGGCGCGGAGCCGCAAGCTGGAGGAGAGGATCGACACGCTGCAAGCCTTGCACAGCCGTGCCGCGGACACTGAGCGTCAGCTTGCCGCAAAAATCGCCGAGGCGGAGCTGCTGGACGAGCAGGTAGCGGCAGCCAACGACCAGATCACGTCGTTAAAAACGCAGGCCCGCCAGTTAGAACTCTCGCTGGCCCAGGCCGATGCCAAGCTGCAGGCGCAGGAGCAAATCGGCGAACAGTTGCGGGCCTACCTTGACAAGCTCGCGGCTACCTCGGCCTTGCCCGAGGTAGGGCAGTGA
- a CDS encoding helix-turn-helix domain-containing protein has translation MNLAQIGGEIHIKRIQAGLLQEHVAKFAGLSRVTINQLENGTLKDLGYTKLKAVMDVLGLDMETVQPSGLKSALTVAARSISTSYRDVMTPDMLSMVLRSGEAPDQFQPHLMALLDETPLPVVVKAVAEAATPDVPAKKIMKNLSQWAKQWKVCRTVW, from the coding sequence ATGAACTTGGCCCAAATCGGCGGTGAAATCCACATCAAGCGTATCCAGGCAGGCTTGCTGCAGGAGCATGTTGCCAAATTCGCCGGACTGTCGCGCGTGACGATCAACCAGCTGGAGAACGGCACGCTGAAGGACCTTGGCTACACCAAGCTCAAGGCGGTGATGGATGTTCTTGGCCTGGACATGGAGACCGTGCAACCCTCGGGCCTGAAAAGCGCACTGACGGTCGCCGCGCGCAGCATCAGCACCAGCTACCGGGACGTGATGACGCCGGACATGCTGTCGATGGTGCTGCGTTCCGGCGAGGCGCCGGACCAGTTCCAGCCCCATTTAATGGCCTTGCTCGACGAGACGCCGTTGCCGGTGGTGGTGAAAGCCGTCGCCGAAGCGGCGACACCCGACGTGCCCGCGAAGAAAATCATGAAAAACCTCAGCCAGTGGGCAAAACAATGGAAAGTATGCAGAACGGTCTGGTGA
- a CDS encoding copper homeostasis protein CutC codes for MAEPIKLEVCVDSADGLAAALAGGADRIELCSALEIGGLTPTSGLLRLASASPAPVVAMIRPRGGDFWFGESETQLMLHEIDAVAAAGLQGVVLGASLPDGRLDQRTLERLVRRAAGHGLRCTLHRAIDLCPDLAQATAQAVDLGFERILTSGGAKAAPEGLIGLQRCFDAGAGRIAVMPGAGINADNVQWLRARLPLTDVHASCSQPVTPASQQVLAFGFDSGGRRQTSREKVTALKAALLS; via the coding sequence ATGGCTGAGCCCATCAAGTTGGAAGTCTGCGTTGACAGCGCCGATGGACTGGCCGCTGCGCTGGCCGGCGGCGCCGACCGCATCGAACTGTGCAGCGCGCTGGAAATTGGCGGCCTGACGCCGACCTCCGGTCTGCTGCGCCTGGCCTCGGCCAGCCCGGCGCCGGTGGTGGCAATGATACGTCCGCGCGGCGGCGATTTCTGGTTTGGCGAGTCGGAAACCCAACTGATGCTGCACGAAATCGACGCCGTTGCCGCCGCCGGCTTGCAAGGCGTGGTGCTCGGCGCTTCGTTGCCAGACGGCCGGCTGGATCAACGCACGCTGGAACGACTGGTGCGCCGCGCCGCCGGCCACGGGCTGCGCTGCACGCTGCACCGGGCCATCGACTTGTGCCCGGACTTGGCGCAGGCCACCGCCCAAGCCGTGGACCTTGGTTTCGAACGCATCCTGACTTCCGGCGGCGCCAAAGCCGCGCCGGAGGGCCTGATCGGCTTGCAGCGCTGCTTTGACGCTGGCGCCGGACGCATCGCCGTCATGCCCGGCGCCGGTATCAACGCCGACAATGTGCAGTGGTTGCGCGCGCGGCTGCCGCTCACCGATGTTCACGCTTCCTGCTCTCAGCCGGTGACGCCGGCATCGCAGCAGGTGCTGGCCTTTGGTTTCGATTCTGGCGGACGACGCCAGACCAGCCGCGAGAAAGTCACCGCCCTGAAAGCCGCGCTGTTGTCTTGA
- a CDS encoding ROK family protein, whose product MITCFDIGGSAIKCAVATADGRIGDLQRVPTPAHDFAAFTAAMHALIVAGGPARGVAISIAGVVDPADGRIKCANIPCVDGRVLATDLAEVFGLPVWIINDADSFALAEAQAGAARGHANVFGLILGTGVGGGLVIGGRLIGGPGGFAGEWGHGPVAAQLAGTPPQSIPRFRCGCGQTGCLDTVGGARGMERLHVTLHQTALDSRAIIAAWQAGDADAALTISCFIDLLSGPLAMLVNTLGTSILPVGGGLANSAPLIARLDQAVRAAILRKTDAPIIVPGQSGAEPGLIGAAWLGLEKLENRHG is encoded by the coding sequence ATGATTACCTGTTTCGATATCGGTGGCAGCGCCATCAAATGTGCCGTCGCCACGGCCGACGGCCGGATTGGCGACCTGCAACGCGTGCCGACCCCCGCCCATGACTTCGCCGCCTTCACGGCCGCCATGCACGCGCTGATCGTTGCCGGCGGCCCTGCGCGCGGCGTCGCCATCTCGATCGCCGGCGTGGTTGATCCGGCCGATGGCCGCATCAAGTGCGCCAACATCCCCTGCGTCGATGGCCGCGTGCTGGCTACCGATCTGGCTGAGGTCTTCGGCCTCCCCGTCTGGATCATCAACGACGCCGACAGCTTCGCCCTCGCCGAGGCCCAGGCCGGTGCGGCGCGCGGTCATGCCAATGTGTTCGGCCTGATCCTGGGCACCGGCGTCGGCGGCGGCCTTGTCATTGGCGGCCGGCTGATCGGCGGACCTGGCGGCTTTGCTGGCGAATGGGGCCATGGACCGGTGGCCGCGCAGCTTGCCGGCACGCCGCCACAGTCCATCCCCCGCTTCCGCTGCGGCTGCGGTCAGACCGGTTGCCTGGATACGGTCGGCGGTGCGCGCGGTATGGAACGGCTGCATGTGACGTTGCATCAGACGGCACTGGATAGCCGGGCGATCATCGCGGCCTGGCAAGCGGGCGATGCGGATGCCGCGCTGACCATCTCCTGCTTTATCGATCTGTTGAGCGGGCCGCTGGCCATGCTGGTCAACACGCTCGGTACATCCATCCTGCCGGTGGGCGGGGGCCTGGCCAACAGCGCGCCGCTGATCGCGCGGCTTGACCAGGCAGTGCGCGCCGCCATCTTGCGCAAGACCGACGCGCCCATCATCGTGCCCGGCCAGTCCGGCGCAGAACCGGGATTGATCGGCGCGGCGTGGCTGGGCCTGGAGAAACTGGAAAACAGACATGGCTGA
- a CDS encoding YecA family protein, protein MAKKIGRNDPCPCDSGKKFKKCHGRHRPAAPAGQFMTEAQRRAMAIQRERQQGLGRPIISGTLGAHRVVAVKNRILFSTKWKTFHDFLFDYIKGKLTPEWGTNEMARPVDERHPILVWYDNLCRQQQKHANADGTISSMPANGAAISYLRLAYDLYSMDHNADLQAKLIGRLKNTEQFIPARYELFVAATMIRAGFEISLEDEDDRTSSHCEFAATHKISGRRFSVEAKCRTGERFRPGRQLQKALAKRADHERLVFIELGIGNLRGGDEVPRELKGALQLIRRQEGTRNHAGEPLPPAYVFITNSPAHLNLDSTEIHTFVLGEGFQIPDFKLDSEFSTLREAIDAHARDKALFEILDSAREHSFPPVTFDGEIEEYALGVLDPAQRLVIGRRYHIPDGNGGKRAGILTSATVAEPESKVYAALYFEDGAAEILVWDMPEAELDAWRRHPDTFFGEPAQKNSQANGPLDLYEFFHNGYRETPHARLLELLRGAPDWEQLRTKSQAELVSIYAQRMTLSVMARHESSDVKSPVQQA, encoded by the coding sequence GTGGCCAAGAAAATCGGGCGGAACGACCCTTGCCCATGCGACAGCGGGAAGAAGTTCAAAAAATGCCACGGCCGGCACAGGCCGGCTGCCCCTGCCGGTCAGTTTATGACCGAGGCACAGCGCAGAGCTATGGCAATTCAACGGGAACGTCAGCAAGGTTTAGGTAGACCGATTATTTCCGGCACGTTGGGCGCGCACCGCGTGGTCGCGGTCAAGAACCGAATTCTATTTTCGACAAAGTGGAAGACCTTTCACGATTTTCTCTTTGACTACATTAAGGGGAAACTCACTCCGGAATGGGGGACCAACGAAATGGCGAGGCCGGTTGATGAGCGCCATCCCATCTTGGTCTGGTATGACAACCTCTGCCGGCAGCAGCAGAAACATGCCAATGCCGACGGCACCATTTCAAGCATGCCGGCTAACGGTGCGGCCATCTCTTATCTGCGACTCGCGTACGACCTGTACTCGATGGATCATAATGCTGATTTACAGGCAAAGCTGATTGGCCGACTCAAGAACACCGAGCAATTCATTCCTGCTCGGTATGAACTTTTCGTCGCCGCGACCATGATCCGCGCTGGATTTGAAATCTCTCTTGAAGATGAGGATGACCGAACAAGCTCGCATTGCGAATTTGCCGCGACCCACAAGATTTCGGGACGTCGATTTTCGGTCGAGGCGAAGTGTCGCACCGGCGAACGATTCAGGCCAGGTCGGCAGCTGCAAAAAGCGCTGGCAAAGCGCGCAGATCACGAAAGACTGGTATTCATCGAGCTCGGCATCGGCAATTTACGTGGGGGTGACGAAGTTCCGCGCGAGCTCAAGGGCGCGCTCCAGCTTATCCGCAGGCAGGAAGGAACCCGCAACCATGCCGGAGAGCCATTACCGCCAGCTTACGTGTTCATCACCAACTCGCCGGCGCATCTCAATCTCGATTCAACGGAGATTCACACCTTTGTCTTAGGCGAGGGATTTCAAATACCAGACTTCAAGCTTGATTCGGAATTTTCGACGCTGCGTGAGGCAATCGACGCGCATGCACGCGACAAAGCCCTCTTCGAGATTCTTGACTCGGCCAGGGAACATAGCTTCCCGCCTGTGACTTTTGACGGGGAAATTGAAGAGTATGCTCTCGGCGTATTAGACCCAGCGCAGCGCCTCGTCATCGGTCGTCGCTATCATATACCGGACGGTAACGGTGGTAAAAGAGCAGGCATTCTCACCAGTGCCACCGTGGCCGAACCGGAGTCTAAAGTTTATGCGGCATTGTACTTCGAAGACGGGGCTGCTGAGATCTTGGTCTGGGATATGCCAGAGGCAGAGTTGGATGCATGGCGTCGCCACCCCGATACGTTCTTTGGCGAGCCTGCGCAAAAAAATAGTCAGGCCAACGGCCCGCTTGACCTATATGAGTTCTTTCACAATGGTTATCGAGAGACCCCTCACGCTCGTTTGCTTGAGCTGCTTCGAGGCGCCCCCGATTGGGAGCAACTACGCACAAAATCGCAGGCGGAACTTGTTTCAATCTATGCGCAACGCATGACACTGTCGGTAATGGCAAGGCATGAGTCGTCAGACGTTAAATCACCTGTGCAGCAAGCTTAA
- a CDS encoding amino acid ABC transporter permease — protein MTFDPTTLVPYFGDLAAGARLTALACGMALAGGLTLGIVAALMRTAASPLARRVAEIYVDIFRNVPFIVQLFFLFYGLPEIGVELSAFGTGVLALSLAGGAFTSDVIRSGILAVEPGVLEAAQVSGLSRFAIYRHIVLPIALRTSVRPLGSVFVNLILTSSILSAITLNELTGSAKIVAADTFQPFEVYVLLLLLYAVMTWLVSLSAGALHRRLNRDDG, from the coding sequence TTGACGTTCGATCCGACCACCCTTGTCCCATATTTTGGCGATCTGGCAGCCGGCGCGCGGCTGACCGCCCTCGCCTGCGGGATGGCTCTGGCCGGCGGTCTGACGCTGGGCATCGTGGCGGCCTTGATGCGCACCGCTGCGTCGCCGCTGGCCCGCCGTGTGGCGGAAATCTATGTGGACATCTTCCGCAACGTGCCTTTCATCGTCCAGCTGTTCTTCCTGTTTTACGGCCTGCCTGAAATCGGCGTCGAGTTGAGCGCCTTCGGCACCGGTGTGTTGGCCTTGTCGCTGGCCGGCGGCGCCTTCACTTCCGACGTGATTCGCTCCGGCATCCTGGCGGTGGAACCGGGCGTGCTGGAGGCGGCCCAGGTCAGCGGCCTGTCGCGCTTCGCCATCTACCGACACATCGTGCTGCCGATCGCGTTGCGCACTTCCGTGCGGCCGTTGGGATCGGTGTTCGTCAACCTGATCCTGACCTCATCCATCCTGTCGGCGATCACGCTGAATGAATTGACCGGCAGCGCCAAGATCGTTGCCGCCGATACATTCCAGCCGTTCGAAGTCTACGTCCTGCTTCTGCTGCTGTATGCCGTGATGACCTGGCTGGTGTCGCTGTCGGCCGGCGCCCTGCACCGTCGTTTGAACCGGGATGACGGCTGA
- a CDS encoding site-specific integrase → MSKLDQYIEAATRDSTRQSYRAAIEHFEVQWKGMLPATADGVARYLAEYADTLAVSTLRQRLAALAQWHNEQGFPDPTKAPIVRQAMRGIRALHPAQEKQARPLQLDELERVVGALDRAVGAARLGNDRAGELRNLRDKSLILLGFWRGFRSDELCRLRVEHVEAKAGEGISCFLGRTKGDRQNLGTTFKAPALTRLCPVDAYLDWIGAAQLTTGDVYRPIDRWGHVGEHGLHIDSIAPLLRALLGNGGLDGAKAYSGHSLRRGFANWAASNGWDVKSLMEYVGWRDVKSALKYLDASVSFAKDRMEHSMAGRLHELERS, encoded by the coding sequence ATGTCCAAACTCGACCAATACATCGAAGCGGCGACGCGCGACAGCACCCGGCAGAGCTACCGCGCCGCCATCGAGCACTTCGAAGTGCAATGGAAAGGCATGCTGCCGGCCACCGCCGACGGCGTGGCCCGCTATCTGGCGGAATATGCCGACACCCTGGCGGTCAGCACGCTACGGCAGCGCCTGGCGGCGCTCGCTCAATGGCACAACGAGCAGGGTTTTCCCGATCCGACCAAGGCACCCATTGTCCGCCAGGCCATGCGCGGCATCAGGGCACTGCATCCCGCGCAGGAGAAGCAGGCCAGGCCCCTGCAGCTCGATGAACTGGAGCGCGTGGTCGGCGCGCTCGATCGCGCCGTCGGCGCCGCCCGACTGGGCAACGATCGCGCCGGCGAGTTGCGCAACCTGCGGGATAAATCACTGATACTGCTTGGTTTCTGGCGCGGGTTTCGCAGCGACGAACTCTGCCGGCTGCGTGTCGAACATGTCGAAGCCAAGGCTGGCGAAGGCATCAGTTGCTTCCTGGGGCGGACCAAGGGCGACCGGCAAAATCTTGGCACAACGTTCAAGGCGCCCGCGTTGACGCGGCTGTGTCCGGTCGATGCCTACCTGGACTGGATCGGTGCCGCGCAGCTGACCACGGGAGACGTCTATCGTCCGATCGACCGCTGGGGCCATGTCGGCGAACACGGGCTGCACATCGACAGCATCGCTCCGCTGCTGCGCGCACTTCTCGGAAACGGCGGGCTCGACGGCGCCAAGGCGTACAGCGGCCACTCTCTGCGTCGGGGATTCGCGAACTGGGCGGCCTCGAATGGCTGGGACGTGAAAAGCCTGATGGAGTATGTTGGATGGCGCGACGTCAAGTCGGCCTTAAAATATCTCGATGCATCGGTCTCCTTTGCGAAGGACCGCATGGAGCACAGCATGGCCGGCCGTCTGCACGAGTTGGAGCGATCCTGA
- a CDS encoding tyrosine-type recombinase/integrase, protein MPEKKFDVINLDPFPAHSGGATERRLRDHDALRTIAEDAITDARTDSEIAREFISHGELGEKSMANTQKELFRFLTWCREEAGKTLRQLTVADLNGYKDFIKSPPPDWISTTKWPRNDPRYRPFSGPLSDASRRQAIIAVKGLFAYAAQTGYLRRDPAALVKHVKTASSSRITRYLTPDALALALSVACEREAPTPATLRQRERDRFLLTAYIHTGARLNEIVSANMGALYTEGNGRWWLDVLGKGNKPRRLPVPPEMLAAFRDYRAAFGLPPQTGRSDDTPLVLSSRGVALARITDEAASDALKAIFAAAAADADKLGDADMAATLRQASAHWLRHSMLTNHANNGVQLKTLQETAGHASIATTAAYLHKTDNERHDEILASASLGKDTT, encoded by the coding sequence ATGCCAGAAAAGAAATTCGACGTCATCAATCTGGACCCATTTCCCGCCCACAGCGGCGGCGCCACCGAACGCCGGCTGCGCGACCACGACGCCTTGCGCACCATTGCCGAAGATGCCATCACCGATGCCCGCACGGACAGTGAAATTGCCCGGGAATTCATCAGTCACGGTGAATTGGGCGAAAAATCGATGGCCAATACCCAAAAAGAGCTATTTCGGTTTTTGACCTGGTGTCGGGAAGAGGCGGGCAAAACGCTGCGTCAGCTGACGGTAGCGGACCTGAACGGCTATAAGGACTTCATCAAATCGCCGCCGCCGGACTGGATTTCGACCACGAAATGGCCGCGAAACGATCCACGTTATCGGCCGTTCAGCGGGCCGTTGTCGGACGCCAGCCGCCGTCAGGCCATCATTGCCGTCAAAGGACTGTTCGCGTACGCCGCGCAAACCGGCTATTTGCGGCGCGATCCGGCGGCGCTGGTCAAGCACGTCAAAACGGCTAGCTCCAGCCGTATTACGCGCTATCTGACCCCCGACGCATTGGCGCTGGCCTTGAGCGTGGCGTGCGAGCGCGAAGCGCCAACGCCGGCCACCTTGCGGCAACGCGAACGCGATCGGTTTTTGCTGACGGCCTACATTCACACCGGCGCCCGGCTGAATGAAATTGTCAGCGCCAACATGGGCGCCTTGTACACCGAAGGCAACGGCCGCTGGTGGCTGGATGTGCTGGGCAAAGGCAACAAACCGCGTCGCTTGCCGGTGCCGCCCGAAATGCTGGCGGCATTCCGGGATTATCGCGCGGCCTTCGGCTTGCCGCCGCAAACTGGGCGCAGCGACGACACGCCGCTGGTATTGTCGAGCCGTGGCGTAGCGCTGGCACGCATCACCGACGAAGCCGCATCCGATGCGCTGAAGGCGATCTTTGCGGCGGCTGCGGCGGATGCGGACAAGCTGGGCGACGCCGACATGGCAGCGACATTGCGGCAAGCGTCAGCGCACTGGCTACGGCACAGCATGCTGACCAACCACGCGAACAACGGCGTGCAGCTGAAGACGCTGCAAGAGACCGCCGGTCATGCCAGCATTGCCACCACAGCAGCGTATCTTCACAAAACCGACAATGAGCGGCATGACGAGATTCTTGCTTCAGCCAGTCTCGGCAAAGATACTACATGA